A genomic region of Anaerolineales bacterium contains the following coding sequences:
- a CDS encoding glycosyltransferase family 2 protein, with product MPPTKKKSSISKASPVWVSVVVPVYNEVKNVPLLHQKIKAAMQAAKYRWELVLVDDGSSDGSLQAMEVLAARDQKHTRVVALRRNFGQTAAISAGIDFSCGEIIVLMDGDLQNDPDDIPKLLAEIEKGFDVVSGWRKYRKDNFITRTFPSMVANALISKVTGVKLHDYGCTLKAYRREVLTGFRLYGEMHRFIPAYAGYVGATITEVPVQHHPRKYGSSKYGLERTVKVVLDLFTVKFLSGYVNKPIYLFGGVGLGLSGIGFLGLLFLFVRKLLYSTGVVDSPIFILSALLFAIGIQSVLLGLIAEMMVRTYHESQSKPIYRVRYVINELPER from the coding sequence ATGCCACCTACTAAAAAGAAATCCTCTATTTCAAAAGCCAGCCCTGTGTGGGTCTCTGTGGTTGTGCCGGTGTACAACGAAGTAAAAAACGTACCCCTGCTACACCAGAAGATCAAAGCCGCCATGCAAGCTGCCAAGTACCGCTGGGAATTGGTGCTGGTGGATGATGGTAGCTCGGATGGTAGCTTGCAAGCCATGGAAGTGCTGGCGGCGCGTGATCAAAAGCACACCCGCGTGGTGGCCCTGCGGCGCAATTTTGGCCAAACCGCGGCCATCTCGGCTGGTATTGATTTTTCTTGTGGCGAGATCATCGTCTTGATGGATGGTGACTTGCAAAATGACCCCGACGACATTCCCAAGCTGCTGGCCGAGATCGAAAAGGGCTTTGACGTGGTGAGCGGTTGGCGCAAGTACCGCAAAGACAATTTCATCACGCGCACTTTTCCTTCGATGGTGGCTAACGCGCTGATCTCGAAAGTGACCGGGGTGAAGTTGCATGATTACGGGTGCACGCTCAAAGCGTACCGCCGTGAAGTGCTGACCGGCTTCCGCTTATATGGCGAGATGCACCGTTTTATTCCCGCCTATGCCGGTTATGTAGGCGCCACGATCACGGAGGTGCCGGTACAGCACCATCCACGCAAATACGGCTCCAGCAAGTATGGCTTGGAGCGCACGGTCAAAGTGGTGCTGGATCTGTTCACCGTGAAATTCTTGAGCGGCTATGTAAACAAGCCGATCTATCTGTTTGGCGGGGTGGGCCTCGGGTTAAGTGGCATCGGCTTCCTGGGCCTGCTGTTTCTGTTTGTGCGCAAGCTGCTCTATAGCACGGGTGTGGTGGATTCGCCGATCTTTATTCTTAGCGCGTTGCTATTTGCGATTGGGATCCAATCGGTGCTGCTGGGCTTGATCGCCGAAATGATGGTGCGCACCTATCACGAGTCGCAATCCAAGCCGATTTACCGCGTACGCTACGTAATCAATGAGCTCCCGGAGCGCTAA
- a CDS encoding flippase-like domain-containing protein, whose protein sequence is MSSRSAKPHPPLARLSWWRVLSTAAALLLMVYLLRQHWAEITEAITRIQPARFALALGLMLVSRLAVSGRWHVLLRGAGIPITWRQSIRITLAGLFAGNFLPTTVGGDVARLAGAIQLGFDSAVAAASLVVDRLVGMLGMALAMPLGLQKLLSAGAWPAAGQTGWLAALSWPGRIAGWLRAARQRVWDAVRLWLTRPRALAASLGFTLLHMLCLFAAMYILLADLHDPLSFWTIAGLWSLVYIITLVPFTINALGLQEISITFAFSQLGGVSEPHSLMFAVLVRLLFMLASLPGALFLADVLPSLAKAEPLSKKIGQ, encoded by the coding sequence ATGAGCTCCCGGAGCGCTAAGCCTCATCCACCGCTGGCGCGCCTGAGTTGGTGGCGCGTACTCTCCACCGCGGCGGCATTGTTGTTGATGGTGTATCTGCTGCGCCAGCATTGGGCAGAGATCACCGAGGCGATCACGCGCATCCAGCCAGCACGCTTTGCTTTGGCCCTGGGGCTGATGCTGGTTTCGCGCCTGGCGGTTTCGGGCCGCTGGCATGTGCTGCTGCGCGGCGCGGGCATTCCGATCACCTGGCGCCAGAGCATACGCATCACCCTGGCGGGCTTGTTCGCCGGCAATTTTTTGCCCACCACGGTAGGCGGGGATGTGGCCCGGCTGGCGGGGGCGATCCAGCTTGGTTTTGATTCGGCGGTGGCGGCCGCCTCGTTGGTGGTAGACCGCCTGGTGGGGATGTTGGGCATGGCCTTGGCGATGCCGCTGGGGCTGCAAAAATTGCTCAGCGCGGGCGCCTGGCCGGCGGCGGGGCAGACCGGCTGGCTGGCGGCGCTAAGCTGGCCCGGCCGAATCGCCGGCTGGCTGCGCGCCGCGCGGCAGCGCGTGTGGGATGCGGTGCGCTTGTGGCTCACCCGGCCGCGCGCCCTGGCGGCCTCGTTGGGCTTCACCTTGCTGCACATGCTGTGCCTGTTCGCCGCCATGTACATCTTGCTGGCGGATCTGCACGATCCCCTTTCTTTTTGGACGATCGCCGGCTTGTGGAGCCTGGTCTATATCATCACGCTGGTGCCTTTCACCATCAATGCGCTGGGCCTACAAGAGATCAGTATCACTTTTGCCTTCAGCCAGCTTGGCGGCGTATCCGAGCCGCATAGCTTGATGTTCGCCGTGCTGGTGCGCTTGCTGTTCATGCTGGCTAGCCTGCCCGGGGCGCTATTTTTGGCGGACGTCTTGCCCAGCCTGGCAAAAGCCGAGCCGCTATCGAAAAAGATCGGCCAATGA
- a CDS encoding glycosyltransferase family 4 protein, whose amino-acid sequence MAAQHILILNSEYPPIGGGAGNASAQVARHLAQLGRQVTVLTARFADLPHDEEQDGVRVVRLPALRAQQDRSGSLEQISFLLSAAILGLPWLLRLRPQAVLAFFGAPSGLAAWFWSLFVAVPYIVSLRGGDVPGFRPYDFARQHRLLAPWLRRVWRRAHAVVANSQGLHDLGARFEPQVPIAIIPNGVDAERFQVADRQWAPARLLFVGRVVYQKGIDLLLAALAGLTTPEWHLTIVGDGPRRAELAAQAEQLGIAPRVNFAGWKSGAELAAAYAQANLFAYASRHEGMPNALLEAMASGLPAVATRIAGNEELVVPGETGLLVPAEDVATLRGALATLMADPAQRQRYGAAARKRAQTRYSWQAVAQQYAALLDQATE is encoded by the coding sequence ATGGCGGCGCAACATATTCTGATCCTCAACAGTGAATACCCGCCGATCGGCGGCGGCGCCGGGAACGCCAGCGCCCAGGTGGCGCGCCATTTGGCGCAGTTGGGCCGCCAGGTCACCGTGCTGACGGCGCGCTTTGCCGATCTGCCGCATGACGAAGAACAGGATGGCGTGCGCGTGGTGCGCTTGCCGGCTCTGCGCGCCCAACAAGATCGCTCTGGCTCACTGGAGCAGATCTCGTTCCTGCTCTCGGCGGCGATTCTCGGGCTGCCCTGGTTGCTGCGGCTGCGCCCGCAGGCGGTGCTGGCCTTCTTCGGCGCTCCCAGCGGGCTAGCCGCCTGGTTTTGGTCGCTATTTGTGGCCGTGCCGTACATCGTTAGCTTGCGCGGCGGGGACGTGCCCGGTTTCCGCCCCTACGATTTTGCCCGCCAACATCGTCTGCTGGCACCTTGGCTGCGCCGCGTGTGGCGCCGTGCACATGCCGTGGTGGCCAATAGCCAGGGCTTGCATGATTTGGGGGCGCGCTTTGAGCCGCAGGTGCCGATCGCCATCATCCCCAACGGCGTGGATGCTGAGCGCTTCCAGGTGGCCGATCGCCAGTGGGCCCCGGCCCGCCTGTTGTTTGTTGGCCGGGTGGTGTACCAAAAAGGGATCGATCTATTGCTGGCTGCGCTGGCGGGCTTGACCACGCCAGAGTGGCACCTGACGATCGTAGGTGACGGCCCGCGCCGTGCCGAGCTGGCGGCCCAGGCCGAACAACTGGGAATCGCCCCGCGCGTCAATTTTGCCGGCTGGAAGAGCGGCGCCGAGCTGGCAGCTGCGTATGCACAAGCCAATTTATTTGCCTATGCCTCGCGCCATGAGGGCATGCCCAACGCACTGCTGGAGGCGATGGCCAGCGGCCTGCCGGCGGTGGCCACACGTATTGCCGGCAACGAGGAGCTGGTGGTACCGGGCGAAACCGGCCTGTTAGTCCCCGCGGAGGATGTGGCTACCCTGCGCGGCGCGCTGGCTACGCTGATGGCTGACCCGGCACAACGCCAGCGCTATGGGGCGGCGGCGCGCAAGCGCGCCCAGACACGCTATAGTTGGCAGGCCGTGGCCCAGCAGTACGCAGCTTTGCTGGACCAGGCGACGGAGTAA
- the asnB gene encoding asparagine synthase (glutamine-hydrolyzing): MCGICGIADGSGRSLDQAALHQLNTALAHRGPDGEGYYEHKGVGLGMRRLAIIDVAGGDQPIFNEDQSLAIVFNGEIYSYQHLRARLLQRGHQLRTNSDTECIVHLYEEEGPACLRHLRGMFALALWDEGRQRLMLARDRLGKKPIFYTIQDGKLYWAAELKPLLSVLPRQPEVELAAIDQYLSLQYIPEPYTAYQGVYKLPAASYAIWERGALQIERYWEPDFEPKYTASEAELSAELREIAAEAVRLRLISEVPLGAHLSGGIDSSIVVALMAEASHGAVKTFSVGFEESKFSELPLARQVAERYGSEHHEFMLTFGDIPTTLETLLQHFGEPFADPSALPLYHLSRLTREHVTVALNGDGGDESFAGYPRYWLDPLADRYLRLPAAVTRRMVPALAGALPDAADRPVGRGLTNGIKRLPQLTQVDARASLLRWSSYFSVAQKAALWQPGPAAGLNLHQAEQDMAAVYAAAPARTRLDRTLYTDIKTYLPGGLLVKADRMTMAHGLEGRSPFLDHMLVEWAARLPVRYKLRGRQGKYLLRKTFADKLPAEVLAHGKQGFGIPVNAWLRGPLEGWLRELLLGPDAPLAGWFQRDALVALIAEHQAGKQDHGKRLWALACLALWKRNA, encoded by the coding sequence ATGTGTGGCATTTGTGGCATTGCAGACGGGAGCGGACGCAGCCTGGATCAGGCGGCGTTGCATCAGCTTAATACCGCGCTGGCCCACCGCGGCCCGGATGGTGAGGGGTATTACGAGCACAAGGGCGTCGGCTTGGGGATGCGCCGCCTGGCGATCATCGATGTAGCTGGCGGTGACCAGCCTATCTTTAACGAAGATCAATCGCTTGCGATAGTGTTCAATGGCGAGATCTACAGCTACCAGCATCTGCGCGCGAGGTTGCTGCAGCGCGGCCACCAGTTACGCACCAACAGTGATACCGAGTGCATCGTCCATCTCTATGAAGAAGAAGGCCCGGCTTGCTTGCGCCACTTGCGCGGCATGTTCGCACTGGCCCTGTGGGATGAAGGGCGCCAACGGCTCATGCTGGCGCGTGACCGCTTGGGCAAGAAGCCGATCTTCTACACCATCCAAGATGGCAAGCTGTATTGGGCGGCTGAGCTTAAGCCGCTGTTGAGCGTGCTGCCGCGCCAGCCCGAAGTAGAGCTGGCGGCGATCGATCAGTACCTAAGCCTGCAATACATCCCTGAACCTTACACGGCCTACCAAGGCGTGTATAAGCTGCCCGCCGCCAGCTACGCTATTTGGGAGCGCGGCGCGCTGCAGATTGAGCGCTACTGGGAGCCGGACTTCGAGCCCAAGTATACAGCCAGCGAAGCCGAGCTGAGCGCTGAGCTGCGCGAGATCGCCGCCGAGGCCGTGCGCCTGCGCCTAATCAGTGAGGTGCCCTTGGGCGCCCACCTGAGCGGCGGGATTGATTCCAGCATTGTTGTGGCGCTGATGGCCGAAGCCAGCCATGGCGCGGTCAAGACCTTCTCGGTAGGCTTTGAAGAGAGCAAATTCTCTGAGCTACCACTGGCGCGCCAAGTGGCTGAGCGCTACGGCTCAGAGCACCACGAGTTCATGCTCACTTTTGGTGACATCCCCACTACGCTCGAAACCCTGCTACAGCATTTTGGCGAGCCCTTCGCTGACCCTTCGGCCTTGCCGCTGTATCACCTCTCGCGGCTCACCCGTGAGCATGTGACCGTGGCGCTGAATGGTGATGGTGGTGACGAGTCCTTCGCTGGCTACCCGCGCTACTGGCTCGATCCGCTGGCGGATCGCTATCTGCGTTTGCCAGCCGCGGTCACACGCCGCATGGTGCCGGCGCTGGCTGGCGCTCTACCGGATGCGGCTGACCGCCCGGTGGGCCGCGGGCTGACTAATGGCATCAAGCGTCTGCCGCAACTCACCCAGGTAGATGCGCGGGCCAGCCTGCTGCGCTGGTCGTCTTACTTTAGCGTGGCACAAAAGGCTGCATTGTGGCAGCCCGGCCCGGCTGCTGGCTTGAATTTACATCAAGCTGAACAGGATATGGCCGCGGTATATGCTGCTGCGCCGGCGCGCACCCGGCTGGATCGAACGCTATACACTGATATCAAGACCTACCTGCCCGGTGGCCTGTTAGTGAAAGCAGACCGTATGACCATGGCCCATGGGCTCGAGGGGCGCTCGCCTTTCCTCGATCACATGTTGGTGGAGTGGGCGGCGCGCCTGCCGGTGCGCTATAAGCTGCGCGGCCGCCAGGGCAAGTATTTGCTGCGCAAGACTTTTGCCGATAAGCTGCCGGCGGAGGTGCTGGCGCACGGCAAGCAGGGCTTTGGCATCCCGGTGAATGCCTGGCTGCGCGGCCCGCTGGAAGGCTGGCTGCGTGAGCTCTTGCTGGGGCCGGATGCGCCGTTGGCGGGCTGGTTCCAGCGAGATGCGCTGGTGGCCCTGATCGCCGAGCACCAGGCCGGCAAGCAAGACCACGGCAAGCGTCTGTGGGCACTGGCTTGCCTGGCGTTGTGGAAGCGCAACGCCTGA